In the Haloferula helveola genome, one interval contains:
- a CDS encoding MotA/TolQ/ExbB proton channel family protein, whose product MPQLPNLLAAATEEHGAIYEFFHTGASGLLLEGGIFMWPILILLILVVAVIIERYRSLKLLDTDPGELKEKIIALLSEDKVEESLELCDRSQGPVPAILSNGLRKYLVLRRLDYDEAQLEQQVVKSMENYAVHIVAALEKHLPLLATIASVAPMLGFLGTVQGMIVAFGDIEANVGQQNIVQAAAAGIRVALLTTAFGLTVGIPAYLAFNYFTALINNFVLQVEASAAELIEVVGLRLTLDKNS is encoded by the coding sequence ATGCCGCAGCTTCCGAACCTCCTCGCCGCCGCCACCGAAGAACACGGGGCCATCTACGAATTCTTCCACACCGGCGCCTCGGGCCTGCTTCTGGAAGGTGGCATCTTCATGTGGCCGATCCTGATCCTGCTGATCCTGGTGGTCGCGGTGATCATCGAGCGCTACCGCAGCCTCAAGCTCCTCGACACGGACCCCGGCGAGCTGAAGGAGAAGATCATCGCGCTGCTCTCCGAGGACAAGGTCGAGGAGTCGCTCGAGCTCTGCGACAGGTCTCAGGGTCCTGTGCCCGCCATCCTTTCCAACGGACTGCGGAAGTATCTGGTGCTCCGCCGTCTCGACTACGACGAGGCCCAGCTCGAGCAGCAGGTGGTCAAGAGCATGGAAAACTACGCGGTTCACATCGTCGCCGCGCTGGAGAAGCACCTGCCGCTCCTCGCGACGATCGCGAGTGTCGCTCCGATGCTCGGATTCCTCGGTACCGTGCAGGGCATGATCGTCGCCTTCGGCGACATCGAGGCGAACGTCGGCCAGCAGAACATCGTGCAGGCCGCGGCGGCGGGCATCCGGGTCGCGCTCCTTACCACCGCCTTCGGCCTGACGGTCGGCATCCCGGCCTACCTCGCCTTCAACTACTTCACCGCGCTGATCAACAACTTCGTCCTCCAGGTCGAAGCCTCGGCCGCCGAGCTGATCGAGGTCGTCGGCCTGCGCCTCACCCTCGACAAGAATTCCTGA
- a CDS encoding tetratricopeptide repeat protein, which yields MKTLRCLTLVLLLGVGHVAAQDRAADLEARLKETAEASDAAASMMLELIDLYEKDEQVFGLIRTAGKFSRAQPDHPKRPEVILKLIDGYAIASRHDDVLATVRQFLEKYPDSPLSIPARDHFATSMERTGRIIQAARTLDDNWRAGADVDTGVRALKLYQQASSAEGNRLAAGLAKAMVEKIPTDSVLTGVGLVGMEMSGRAELWADGLQIGKTLIRRNAPLNAADTEKLWSHTGSFESRLGQHENAIGSFRKALARRSPDPHRGLINAMLSAKRPPAEIEPVIREYMERFPKAEDRYDFLGRLARAAHDAKQDAKALALASEIMAVDAHSQDMPRAVVEWSGDNHAQAERALLDAIAKNPNHAGKLRAVLALELYRDRMKNTAKARAVSRDFITKSPTGDGWTEQVVAFLLSSAPDDASFKADLHLVVESAKRFPHRPEFQERVWKWDAKDRDRNRAWQEARRTVGNGETAKLWRAVWEKGGKSGQACKQLLQGNPTDEQKRILMTRLAENYRHHFGGSALKKAAEYFQSLCKSYPKDLQAAEGWLEASLHSDDKEQKPAAIRHLLSLPSQGAHHDTWLRLIETRNPEVIRKAIPWIRESIKTSPNPLYHATRLGDIMWEIEMKDEALAWWRDRMDADPNHWESVNCALRVASRMEPPAARSFLEPRFAATTPYQGSYAAALAELALKADDLDRMERVLKESKQRAEQRPFESWELSEWPPRSWMESARNSKEWSDEKKARVYRMVRDLGIRRVSTEAGLELLPNAQKGISRLLEAHRALLLSDSHHESWNRIYPHAQAAIAREDFQLAAVILNGLLNTIRGVGKNEMDSARTLLRKAYGRMGSLSADIPEDSPIAPLLQIILHLRLGEELLAEQAYYKNRSLFDSHRDEVPVELVLFAANTHIQQGTEEDQRRAEDILRGWMIKHGESENVEIGDKARVQLLLARNYQHSQQYDIARAEFTTVLNSYKDQPEAIEARFGIGETFMAQKVYDQAEEIFVELSESPNPQVTIRADFLRGVLEIRQENNDAARRIFLEVLERAPDAELANETLFNLAEVYGIEQRYLTQLETLRTVGRLGHDSLLWQTPGEALSVVVQDTDLGISRGETRIPVVVRTDPGGDEESSFLTSGGAGKGIFLSDMPTELGVASVGDGTLQITGGDTITVDYPADFKKEFQFEFLSATRLRVASDGHLKVASSQILDEEGETFTEALKKEAEEELGKADKRPGNQVKPGNLVYIQVKDGDRDRTAEPDPVPVKIAASSGDEVQIDLTEESQHGGVFTGTVRTGELPAGAQATDSALDHNPLMAIDHSLETVWRSEPDGAAPKSLSVDLKELREVDAVVFTSPDAEAEAPVRMHLRGSHDGRFRYTLARFPTPEADPPIDFDDKSMTLRIYKTQKDKLRPSYSWQDIVGLAGKEEPTETKTVDTLSWEPPAEGEDAYFLIWTGPFLQERDGGMRFTVTGQQVALMVDGRLEMPMGEPEREADIFAKRGIHEIAAVAVVTAGGPGAAVLRARENPQSANVTLRPFGEADLSLEKAADYPKIEGPLAGTVAQEKNTWKLTLPKHELRFIDCEILEYRGEAVAISNVEVSGGGTKHVPPAEDVLELAKNDILELAPGDTIQISYLDEITAGGEQRNKLLTASLTATYHNGGIIPITYDFNRSGDGTVKGSRKELLRIEPGERIVAEVTDYDLDTSIERDEVEVEILLNGEPAKTVTATETGDSTGVFVADIDTSPEPEEGKLVVKQGDKVYIRYKDEQNTFPGHAAYRESVIFLNEPTEGRIQIVESGKQVDGPVGFVPVATTPPPDHVAKVDYQLPLTIEVIDPDQAKDARSTVTVAVTTTQGTKVQVECVLSRSFAPETAAMDDVRNPALLEGRFAGQIPLLLGGIESATMVPADGTVKKPGVGRVLAPPKTEEELLDDGEEKQVGLLVLNVLGNDRFTASYSDERRPTAEAVQRTASAELASAATLRITDEEYQEDAEIAHVGKKAFLWLQDPDLDLSDDRDKAMVRIKTESGEDETLELEETLSHSGVFSGSFPLKAAPKPISGNSQGEIECFFGDTLTVGYLDNVPQTPEGLPIIELQLPVAVGTDGEMDAFSKVYKNDELAIQTQFHIAESHFELFKSHLKLERENEAQAELAAGRRVLHELQVDYPDPKYAPRVAYLLGQFAQEMEAWDEAIISYKAIVRGHPEHELAPDAQYKLGQCYEEAGQLDEALESYVTLAATYPKSPLIANVMLRINEHFYNKEEYGVAASVGAKFLEKFPNHEWTPKIAFRIGQCHYKAESYGKAGNSFDEFVKRFPEEELTAQALFWAGESYRMANNVPEAFRRYNRCRWDFPESEAAKYSRGRLALPEMLAQFEREANLTDQ from the coding sequence TTGAAAACCCTCCGCTGCCTCACCCTTGTCCTGCTGCTCGGCGTCGGCCACGTCGCCGCCCAGGACCGCGCCGCCGACCTCGAAGCCCGCCTGAAGGAGACCGCCGAAGCGTCCGACGCGGCCGCCTCGATGATGCTCGAACTGATCGACCTCTACGAGAAGGACGAGCAGGTCTTCGGGCTGATCCGGACCGCCGGGAAGTTCTCCCGCGCCCAGCCGGACCACCCGAAACGCCCCGAGGTGATCCTCAAGCTGATCGACGGCTACGCGATCGCCTCGCGCCACGACGACGTCCTCGCGACGGTCCGGCAGTTCCTCGAAAAATACCCCGACTCCCCCCTCTCGATCCCCGCTCGTGACCATTTCGCAACCTCGATGGAACGGACCGGGCGCATCATCCAAGCCGCGAGAACACTCGACGACAACTGGCGCGCCGGAGCGGATGTCGACACCGGTGTGCGGGCCTTGAAGCTCTACCAGCAAGCATCCAGCGCCGAGGGCAACCGGCTCGCGGCGGGCCTCGCCAAGGCGATGGTCGAGAAGATCCCGACCGATTCGGTCCTCACGGGCGTCGGCCTCGTTGGCATGGAAATGTCCGGCCGCGCCGAGCTTTGGGCCGACGGGCTTCAGATCGGCAAGACCTTGATCCGTCGCAATGCCCCGCTCAACGCCGCCGACACCGAGAAGCTTTGGTCGCACACCGGCAGCTTCGAGTCGCGACTTGGACAACACGAGAACGCCATCGGATCGTTCCGCAAGGCGCTCGCCCGCCGCAGCCCGGATCCCCACCGCGGCCTGATCAACGCGATGCTGAGTGCGAAGCGCCCCCCTGCCGAGATCGAGCCGGTGATCCGCGAATACATGGAGCGCTTCCCGAAAGCGGAGGATCGCTACGATTTTCTCGGTCGCCTTGCACGCGCTGCCCACGATGCGAAACAGGACGCCAAGGCGCTCGCTCTCGCATCGGAGATCATGGCCGTGGATGCCCACAGCCAGGACATGCCCCGGGCGGTGGTCGAGTGGTCGGGGGACAACCACGCCCAGGCCGAACGCGCGTTGCTCGATGCCATCGCGAAGAATCCCAATCACGCCGGCAAGCTCCGCGCCGTGCTCGCCCTCGAACTCTACCGCGACCGCATGAAAAACACCGCCAAAGCGCGGGCGGTCTCCCGGGACTTCATTACAAAATCCCCCACCGGCGACGGCTGGACCGAGCAAGTCGTGGCGTTCCTGCTGAGCTCCGCACCGGACGATGCCTCTTTCAAAGCGGATCTCCACCTCGTCGTCGAAAGCGCCAAGCGCTTCCCGCATCGCCCCGAATTCCAGGAACGGGTCTGGAAATGGGATGCCAAGGACCGCGACCGCAACCGTGCGTGGCAGGAGGCACGACGGACCGTCGGCAACGGCGAAACCGCCAAGCTCTGGCGCGCGGTTTGGGAAAAGGGCGGAAAGTCGGGCCAAGCGTGCAAACAGCTCCTCCAAGGGAACCCCACAGATGAGCAGAAGCGGATCCTGATGACCCGACTCGCCGAGAACTACCGACACCACTTCGGCGGCAGCGCGCTCAAGAAAGCGGCCGAGTATTTTCAGAGTCTCTGCAAGAGCTACCCGAAGGACCTGCAAGCCGCCGAAGGCTGGCTCGAGGCATCACTCCACTCGGACGACAAGGAGCAGAAGCCCGCGGCGATCCGCCACCTGCTGAGCCTGCCGTCGCAGGGGGCGCACCACGACACCTGGCTGCGCCTCATTGAAACCCGGAATCCGGAAGTCATCCGCAAGGCGATCCCGTGGATCCGGGAGTCGATCAAGACGAGCCCGAACCCGCTCTACCACGCGACCCGCCTCGGCGACATCATGTGGGAGATCGAGATGAAGGACGAGGCGCTCGCCTGGTGGCGGGATCGGATGGATGCCGATCCGAACCACTGGGAGTCGGTCAACTGCGCGCTGCGGGTCGCCAGCCGAATGGAACCGCCCGCCGCCCGCTCGTTCCTCGAACCGCGCTTCGCCGCGACCACGCCGTATCAGGGAAGTTACGCCGCCGCCCTCGCCGAACTCGCCCTGAAGGCAGATGACCTCGACAGGATGGAGCGCGTCCTCAAGGAGTCGAAGCAACGCGCCGAACAGCGGCCGTTCGAGTCGTGGGAGCTGAGCGAGTGGCCGCCACGGAGCTGGATGGAGTCGGCCCGGAACTCCAAGGAATGGTCCGACGAGAAGAAGGCGCGGGTTTACCGGATGGTTCGCGACCTCGGCATCCGCCGCGTCAGCACCGAGGCCGGCCTCGAACTTCTGCCAAACGCCCAAAAAGGCATTTCCCGCCTGCTCGAAGCGCACCGCGCCCTGCTCCTTTCCGACTCCCACCACGAGTCTTGGAACCGCATCTACCCCCACGCCCAGGCAGCGATCGCCCGCGAGGACTTCCAGCTTGCCGCGGTGATCCTGAACGGCCTGCTCAATACCATCCGCGGCGTCGGCAAGAACGAGATGGACTCCGCCCGCACGCTGCTCCGGAAGGCCTACGGACGGATGGGCAGCCTGAGCGCGGACATCCCGGAAGACAGCCCGATCGCGCCGCTGCTGCAGATCATTCTCCACCTCCGGCTCGGCGAGGAACTGCTGGCCGAGCAGGCCTACTACAAGAACCGTAGCCTGTTTGATTCACATCGCGACGAGGTCCCGGTCGAGCTGGTCCTGTTCGCCGCCAATACCCACATCCAGCAGGGCACCGAGGAAGACCAACGGCGGGCCGAAGACATCCTGCGCGGCTGGATGATCAAGCACGGCGAGTCGGAAAACGTCGAGATCGGCGACAAGGCGCGAGTCCAGTTGCTGCTCGCCCGGAACTACCAGCACTCCCAGCAGTACGACATCGCCCGTGCGGAGTTCACGACCGTGCTCAACAGCTACAAGGACCAACCGGAAGCCATCGAGGCCCGCTTCGGCATCGGCGAGACCTTCATGGCTCAGAAAGTGTACGACCAGGCCGAGGAGATCTTCGTCGAGCTGTCTGAAAGCCCGAACCCGCAGGTCACGATCCGCGCCGACTTCCTGCGCGGCGTCCTCGAAATCCGCCAGGAGAACAACGACGCCGCCCGGCGCATTTTCCTCGAGGTCCTCGAACGCGCCCCCGACGCCGAACTGGCGAATGAGACGCTCTTCAACCTGGCCGAAGTCTACGGCATCGAGCAGCGCTACCTGACGCAGCTCGAAACGCTGCGCACGGTCGGCCGCCTCGGACACGACTCATTGCTCTGGCAAACTCCGGGCGAAGCATTGTCGGTCGTGGTGCAGGACACCGACCTCGGCATCAGCCGCGGCGAGACCCGCATTCCGGTGGTGGTGCGCACCGATCCGGGCGGCGACGAGGAAAGCTCCTTTCTCACCAGCGGTGGTGCGGGCAAAGGAATCTTCCTGAGCGACATGCCGACCGAACTGGGCGTCGCCAGCGTCGGCGACGGCACCCTCCAGATCACCGGCGGCGACACGATCACCGTCGACTACCCGGCCGACTTCAAGAAGGAGTTCCAGTTCGAGTTCCTCAGCGCGACACGGTTGCGGGTCGCGTCCGACGGCCACCTCAAGGTCGCCAGCAGCCAGATCCTCGACGAGGAAGGCGAAACCTTCACCGAGGCGCTGAAAAAGGAGGCCGAGGAGGAGCTGGGCAAGGCCGACAAGCGGCCGGGCAATCAGGTGAAGCCCGGCAATCTCGTTTACATCCAGGTCAAGGACGGCGACCGCGACCGGACGGCCGAGCCGGACCCGGTGCCGGTCAAGATTGCGGCGTCGAGCGGCGACGAGGTTCAGATCGACCTCACCGAGGAGAGCCAGCACGGCGGAGTCTTCACCGGCACGGTGCGGACCGGCGAGCTACCGGCCGGCGCACAGGCGACCGACTCCGCCCTCGACCACAACCCGCTGATGGCGATCGACCACAGCCTCGAGACCGTATGGCGCAGCGAACCCGATGGCGCCGCTCCGAAGTCGCTCTCGGTGGACCTGAAGGAACTGCGCGAAGTCGACGCGGTGGTCTTCACCTCACCCGACGCCGAAGCGGAAGCTCCGGTGCGCATGCATCTCCGCGGCAGCCACGACGGACGCTTCCGCTACACGCTCGCCCGTTTCCCCACCCCTGAAGCGGATCCGCCGATCGACTTCGATGACAAGTCGATGACCCTGCGGATCTACAAGACGCAGAAGGACAAGCTTCGCCCATCGTACAGCTGGCAGGACATCGTCGGGCTCGCCGGAAAGGAAGAACCGACCGAGACCAAGACAGTCGATACGCTTTCGTGGGAGCCCCCTGCCGAGGGCGAGGATGCCTACTTCCTGATCTGGACCGGACCGTTCCTGCAGGAGCGCGACGGCGGCATGCGCTTCACCGTAACAGGTCAGCAGGTCGCGTTGATGGTCGATGGTCGACTTGAAATGCCGATGGGCGAGCCCGAACGCGAGGCCGACATTTTCGCCAAGCGCGGCATCCACGAGATCGCCGCTGTGGCGGTGGTAACGGCAGGCGGACCGGGCGCCGCGGTGCTCCGCGCGAGGGAGAACCCGCAATCCGCCAACGTCACGCTGCGGCCGTTCGGGGAAGCCGACCTCAGTCTCGAGAAGGCCGCCGACTATCCGAAGATCGAAGGCCCGCTCGCAGGGACGGTCGCGCAGGAGAAAAACACCTGGAAGCTCACCCTGCCGAAGCACGAGCTGCGTTTCATCGACTGCGAGATTCTCGAATACCGCGGCGAGGCGGTCGCGATCAGCAACGTCGAGGTTTCCGGCGGCGGCACCAAGCACGTTCCGCCTGCGGAAGACGTGCTGGAGCTCGCGAAGAACGACATCCTCGAACTCGCGCCCGGCGACACGATCCAGATCTCCTACCTCGACGAGATCACGGCCGGCGGCGAGCAGCGGAACAAACTCCTGACCGCCTCGCTCACCGCCACTTACCACAATGGCGGCATCATCCCGATCACCTACGACTTCAACCGTAGCGGTGACGGCACGGTGAAGGGCTCGCGGAAAGAGCTACTGCGCATCGAGCCGGGCGAACGGATCGTCGCTGAGGTCACCGACTACGACCTCGACACCAGCATCGAGCGCGACGAGGTCGAAGTGGAGATTCTGCTCAATGGCGAGCCGGCGAAGACGGTCACCGCAACCGAGACCGGTGATTCGACCGGAGTGTTCGTGGCGGACATCGATACCAGTCCCGAGCCCGAGGAGGGCAAGCTTGTCGTCAAGCAGGGCGACAAGGTCTACATCCGATACAAGGACGAGCAGAACACCTTCCCCGGACACGCCGCGTATCGCGAGTCGGTCATCTTCCTCAACGAACCGACCGAAGGCCGGATCCAGATCGTCGAGAGCGGCAAGCAGGTCGACGGCCCCGTCGGATTCGTCCCGGTCGCCACCACTCCCCCGCCCGACCACGTTGCCAAGGTCGACTACCAGCTGCCGCTCACCATCGAGGTCATCGACCCCGACCAGGCGAAAGACGCGCGCAGCACCGTGACCGTCGCAGTGACCACCACCCAAGGCACCAAGGTGCAGGTCGAGTGCGTCCTGTCCCGAAGCTTCGCCCCCGAAACCGCCGCGATGGACGACGTCCGCAACCCCGCACTGCTCGAGGGCCGCTTCGCCGGACAGATACCGCTGCTGCTCGGAGGAATCGAAAGCGCTACCATGGTCCCCGCCGACGGCACTGTGAAGAAACCCGGGGTTGGCCGCGTGCTTGCGCCGCCGAAAACGGAAGAGGAGCTGCTCGACGACGGCGAGGAGAAGCAGGTCGGACTGCTTGTCCTGAACGTCCTCGGCAATGACCGCTTCACCGCGAGCTACAGCGACGAGCGCCGTCCGACGGCCGAGGCCGTCCAGCGCACCGCCAGCGCGGAGCTGGCCAGCGCCGCCACCCTGCGGATCACCGACGAGGAGTATCAGGAGGACGCCGAGATCGCGCACGTCGGCAAGAAGGCCTTCCTCTGGTTGCAGGATCCCGATCTCGATCTCTCCGATGACCGCGACAAGGCGATGGTCCGAATCAAGACCGAGTCCGGTGAGGACGAGACGCTCGAGCTTGAGGAGACGCTTTCGCACAGCGGTGTGTTCAGCGGGTCCTTTCCGCTCAAGGCGGCGCCGAAGCCGATCAGCGGCAACTCGCAGGGTGAGATCGAGTGCTTCTTCGGCGACACCCTGACCGTCGGCTACCTCGACAACGTTCCGCAGACGCCGGAGGGACTGCCGATCATCGAATTGCAGTTACCGGTCGCGGTCGGAACCGACGGCGAGATGGACGCCTTCAGCAAGGTTTACAAAAACGACGAGCTGGCGATCCAGACGCAGTTCCACATCGCCGAGAGCCACTTCGAGTTGTTCAAGAGCCATCTCAAACTCGAACGCGAGAACGAGGCCCAGGCCGAGCTCGCGGCGGGCCGCCGGGTGCTCCACGAGCTTCAGGTCGACTACCCGGATCCGAAGTACGCGCCCCGCGTCGCCTACCTGCTCGGCCAGTTCGCGCAGGAGATGGAAGCATGGGACGAGGCCATCATTTCCTACAAGGCGATCGTCCGCGGCCACCCGGAACACGAACTCGCCCCGGATGCCCAGTACAAGCTCGGCCAGTGCTACGAGGAAGCCGGGCAACTCGACGAGGCGCTCGAGTCTTACGTCACACTCGCCGCGACCTACCCGAAGAGCCCGCTCATCGCGAACGTGATGCTCCGGATCAACGAGCACTTCTACAACAAGGAGGAATACGGTGTCGCGGCCAGCGTCGGAGCCAAGTTCCTCGAGAAGTTCCCGAACCACGAGTGGACACCGAAGATCGCGTTCCGGATCGGCCAGTGCCACTACAAGGCCGAGTCCTACGGCAAGGCGGGGAACTCGTTCGACGAGTTCGTAAAGCGCTTCCCCGAAGAGGAGCTCACCGCGCAGGCGCTGTTCTGGGCCGGCGAGAGCTACCGCATGGCGAACAACGTGCCCGAGGCCTTCCGCCGCTACAACCGGTGCCGCTGGGACTTCCCGGAATCGGAGGCCGCCAAGTACTCCCGCGGGCGCCTTGCCCTGCCCGAGATGCTCGCCCAGTTTGAGCGGGAAGCGAATTTGACCGATCAGTGA
- a CDS encoding biopolymer transporter ExbD codes for MKVARRQFSASVPSFAMGDIGFLLLIFFVILARVQDDSHVQWDPAQLPDIEQAGAPVVNVAIDSAYKTYLNGEEIPNDQLAGKLETLLGDTPAGARNVFLKVHKEANAKHFEPVIEAIGQAGGDLVHILEPETER; via the coding sequence ATGAAGGTCGCACGCCGACAGTTCAGCGCCTCGGTCCCCTCGTTCGCCATGGGCGACATCGGGTTCCTGCTGCTGATCTTTTTCGTGATCCTCGCGCGGGTGCAGGACGACAGCCACGTGCAGTGGGACCCGGCCCAGCTTCCCGACATCGAACAGGCCGGCGCGCCGGTGGTGAACGTCGCGATCGACAGCGCCTACAAGACCTACCTCAACGGCGAGGAGATCCCGAACGACCAGCTCGCCGGCAAACTCGAAACCCTGCTCGGCGACACGCCCGCCGGAGCACGGAACGTCTTTCTCAAGGTCCACAAGGAAGCCAACGCCAAACACTTCGAGCCGGTCATCGAAGCGATCGGCCAGGCCGGCGGCGACCTCGTCCACATTCTCGAACCGGAAACCGAACGCTGA
- a CDS encoding DUF4159 domain-containing protein, with translation MDWRKTGDWIRKHGRRPVALTIYYAVLWLLTWADAHLLFRFPSLAHAVVFAGALPVCYYWARYWKPRSLRLYRAVLSVSFLPLWQLCITLPLIFSWWDLSESITKLGTAISFLIGLGWTVWAVDLQTKRSKPPTDGRSWNPFHLVAWYFGKKNRKLRQSLLTFFVYSCAFMLVFTVLTQMTGCSIYEAPIGGGEEKQLKQVVKIQKVIRKKYVINPYSSILFNPPPIDDVKLQLLEETKHLYKIGQGQGTGAGFSAGTNRGKVRFIRLKYGGGDWEQDMDRGSDLNLLTEYGVRLGQKVSDRPEPMEIRRLKSFPARKSPPMVYMTGQESIQVSDAEIKILRAYLLDKHGMLFADNGGSSGWEGQFVGMMRRALPRVEPISVYLDHPIHRIPYTLPKLPYVAKHGRSDALGWVVDGRLVAYYHPGDIGDAWADGHAGIEHEIRESCYQLGVNIIFYAHAEYNKWLEATKDD, from the coding sequence ATGGACTGGCGGAAGACCGGCGACTGGATCCGCAAGCACGGCCGACGCCCGGTCGCGCTGACGATCTACTACGCCGTTCTCTGGCTGCTCACTTGGGCCGACGCCCATCTGCTGTTCCGTTTCCCTTCCCTCGCCCACGCGGTCGTCTTCGCCGGCGCCCTCCCCGTCTGCTACTACTGGGCTCGTTACTGGAAGCCGCGCTCGCTCCGTCTTTATCGGGCGGTTCTCAGCGTTTCCTTCCTGCCGCTGTGGCAGCTGTGCATCACACTGCCGCTGATCTTTTCATGGTGGGACCTGTCGGAATCGATCACCAAGCTCGGCACCGCGATCAGCTTCCTGATCGGCCTCGGCTGGACCGTTTGGGCGGTCGACCTGCAGACGAAACGATCGAAACCTCCGACGGACGGACGTAGCTGGAATCCCTTCCACCTTGTCGCGTGGTACTTCGGCAAGAAGAACCGCAAGCTGCGTCAGTCGCTGCTGACCTTCTTCGTCTACAGCTGCGCGTTCATGCTGGTCTTCACCGTCCTGACCCAGATGACCGGCTGCTCGATTTACGAGGCGCCGATCGGTGGCGGCGAGGAGAAGCAACTCAAGCAGGTAGTCAAGATCCAGAAGGTCATCCGCAAGAAATACGTCATCAACCCCTACAGCAGCATCCTCTTCAATCCGCCGCCGATTGATGACGTGAAGCTGCAGCTGCTGGAGGAAACGAAGCACCTCTACAAGATCGGCCAAGGCCAGGGAACGGGCGCCGGGTTCTCCGCCGGAACCAATCGCGGCAAGGTCCGGTTCATCCGGCTGAAGTATGGGGGCGGCGATTGGGAGCAGGACATGGACCGCGGGTCCGATCTCAACCTGCTGACCGAGTATGGCGTGCGGCTCGGCCAAAAGGTCAGCGACCGGCCCGAGCCGATGGAGATCCGTCGCCTCAAGAGCTTCCCCGCGCGCAAGAGTCCGCCGATGGTTTACATGACGGGTCAGGAGAGCATCCAGGTCAGCGATGCGGAAATCAAGATCCTGCGCGCCTACCTGCTCGACAAGCACGGCATGCTGTTCGCCGACAACGGCGGCAGCAGTGGCTGGGAGGGTCAGTTTGTCGGCATGATGCGCCGGGCTCTGCCCCGGGTGGAGCCAATCAGTGTTTACCTCGATCATCCGATCCACCGCATTCCCTACACGCTTCCCAAGCTTCCCTACGTCGCCAAACACGGCCGTTCCGACGCGCTCGGCTGGGTGGTCGACGGGCGGCTGGTCGCCTACTACCATCCCGGCGACATTGGCGATGCCTGGGCCGACGGCCATGCGGGCATCGAACACGAGATCCGGGAGTCCTGCTACCAACTCGGAGTGAACATCATCTTCTACGCCCACGCGGAATACAACAAATGGCTCGAAGCAACCAAAGACGACTGA
- a CDS encoding biopolymer transporter ExbD, translating to MKLKRGQLLVDPPASSSSDIAFILIIFFLVCASVQPETGLSQSLPQTEAKEEKRDQSQNLEVSITPSSIVLNGSPLQLEQFRERIATELAKKTREVDKVVVVKSTPDTTYDRWIHVSQAIDDAGGVLTLELASERTITLE from the coding sequence GTGAAACTGAAGCGCGGACAGCTCCTCGTCGACCCGCCTGCGTCGTCCAGCTCGGACATCGCCTTCATCCTGATCATCTTCTTTCTCGTCTGCGCCTCGGTCCAACCGGAGACCGGGCTTTCCCAATCACTGCCGCAAACCGAAGCGAAGGAGGAGAAGCGCGACCAGAGCCAGAACCTCGAAGTCTCGATCACGCCGAGTAGCATCGTGCTCAACGGCAGCCCGCTCCAGCTCGAGCAGTTCCGCGAGCGGATTGCCACCGAACTCGCGAAGAAGACCCGCGAGGTCGACAAGGTGGTCGTGGTGAAGAGCACTCCGGACACGACCTACGACCGCTGGATCCATGTCTCGCAGGCCATCGATGATGCCGGCGGCGTGCTGACGCTTGAACTCGCCAGCGAACGAACCATCACCCTCGAATGA